A single region of the Zygotorulaspora mrakii chromosome 4, complete sequence genome encodes:
- the CDC43 gene encoding protein geranylgeranyltransferase type I subunit CDC43 (similar to Saccharomyces cerevisiae CDC43 (YGL155W); ancestral locus Anc_2.312), with amino-acid sequence MHTQFATEKHVKYLKRHLGLLPSSQQSHDVNKMAIIFYSLVSLSAIGIDVAKEYGSSAQWICRHRIALESSGSKVALSGFVGSLTLDIPNTNTVSLPNTLFALLVLRLLKCDEFFCSVRNRETICAFVSTCQVAEDGSFTSVLANKHFLPSPLDASDLRFCFIAVEILCLLGCRKLQDYSKYINVDKLIAYILSQQCDSGGFGSYGEPHAGYTSCALSTLSLLESLACLTDEFKELTLLWLVHRQVSDEGCMQLQCKNPFFDEEDHGGFQGRENKFADTCYAFWCLNSMNILQFNTSATLGTFESAKMYLLSRTQNTIIGGFSKNDVDDPDLYHTCLGVAALKLIEGTFNGVLFLPSAIDVSS; translated from the coding sequence ATGCACACTCAATTTGCTACGGAGAAACATGTTAAATACTTAAAGAGGCATTTGGGCCTATTGCCTTCGTCCCAACAAAGTCATGATGTAAATAAAATGGCAATCATATTTTATTCATTAGTAAGTCTCTCTGCTATCGGTATTGATGTTGCTAAAGAATACGGATCGAGTGCTCAATGGATTTGCAGACATCGAATTGCCCTGGAGTCTTCTGGCTCCAAGGTGGCGCTATCCGGTTTTGTTGGTAGTTTAACGTTGGATATACCGAATACAAACACAGTTAGCCTACCCAACACACTTTTCGCACTGTTGGTATTAAGGCTGCTAAAATGTGATGAGTTCTTCTGCAGTGTGCGAAATAGAGAAACCATATGTGCGTTCGTATCAACTTGCCAGGTCGCGGAGGATGGCTCTTTCACTTCTGTACTGGCTAATAAGCACTTTTTACCTTCACCACTTGATGCAAGTGATCTCCGGTTCTGTTTTATCGCAGTAGAGATCTTATGCTTACTCGGATGTCGAAAGCTGCAGGATTATTCCAAGTACATAAACGTCGACAAATTGATAGCTTACATTCTATCACAGCAATGCGATTCGGGAGGCTTTGGGTCGTATGGTGAACCACATGCAGGATACACTTCGTGTGCTCTTTCAACACTGAGTCTTCTTGAAAGTTTAGCTTGCTTGACTGACGAATTCAAGGAATTGACACTGCTATGGCTGGTGCATCGACAAGTTTCAGATGAGGGCTGCATGCAATTGCAATGTAAGAATCCATTCtttgacgaagaagatCATGGTGGATTTCAGGGCAGAGAGAATAAATTTGCCGATACATGCTACGCTTTTTGGTgtttgaattcaatgaaTATATTACAGTTCAATACGAGCGCTACACTAGGTACTTTCGAATCAGCAAAAATGTATTTGTTGAGTAGAACACAAAATACAATTATTGGTGGTTTCAGCAAGAATGACGTTGATGATCCAGATCTTTATCATACCTGCTTAGGGGTGGCGGCACTCAAACTTATAGAAGGTACATTCAATGGTGTCCTTTTCCTGCCTAGTGCCATAGATGTGTCTTCCTAA
- the HEM25 gene encoding Hem25p (similar to Saccharomyces cerevisiae YDL119C; ancestral locus Anc_2.313) translates to MSEGFSKTRSHLVGGFFGGLSAAITLQPLDLLKTRIQQSKTTSIWSIISQLNSPIELWRGTVSSAIRTSVGSALYLSSLHMMRVALASNKGSEFTLNKSSRLPQLQMYENLLTGALARGLVGYFTMPITVLKVRYESTFYKYTSLGEATRHIYKEEGIKGFFRGFGPTCLRDAPYSGIYVLLYEKTKTILPSILPSRMINQDIDGNFTTYTSTTVNALSAIFSASLATTITAPFDTIKTRMQLEPSKFRSFFGSLDQIIRHEGFFTIFSGLSMRLARKALSAGIAWGIYEEIIKRFM, encoded by the coding sequence ATGTCTGAAGGCTTTTCCAAAACTAGGTCTCATCTGGTTGGTGGTTTCTTTGGTGGACTTTCTGCTGCGATTACGTTGCAACCTTTGGATCTGCTGAAGACAAGGATCCAACAAAGTAAAACCACATCTATATGGTCCATAATCAGTCAGCTTAATAGTCCAATTGAATTATGGAGGGGAACCGTATCTTCTGCAATCAGGACTTCCGTGGGTAGTGCACTGTATCTTTCAAGTCTGCACATGATGAGAGTAGCATTGGCATCGAATAAAGGATCCGAGTTTACATTGAACAAGAGTAGCAGACTACCACAACTGCAAATGTATGAAAATTTACTGACAGGAGCTCTAGCCAGAGGACTTGTAGGATATTTTACCATGCCAATCACTGTCCTCAAGGTAAGGTACGAGTCAACCTTTTACAAATACACTAGCCTTGGAGAAGCAACTCGtcatatttataaagaaGAGGGCATCAAGGGATTTTTTCGAGGCTTCGGTCCTACATGCTTGAGAGATGCTCCTTACTCTGGCATATATGTGTTATTATATGAGAAAACCAAGACTATTTTGCCAAGTATACTGCCAAGTCGAATGATTAATCAAGACATAGATGGAAATTTCACTACTTACACATCTACAACAGTCAATGCACTTAGTGCTATTTTCTCAGCCAGTTtagcaacaacaataacagCTCCTTTCGATACAATCAAGACAAGAATGCAATTAGAGCCTTCAAAATTCAGGAGCTTCTTTGGTAGTCTTGACCAAATAATACGACACGAAGGATTTTTCACGATTTTTAGTGGGTTAAGTATGAGATTGGCCAGAAAAGCCTTGAGTGCAGGTATTGCGTGGGGTATCTATGAAgaaattatcaaaagattcatgtaa
- the NUT1 gene encoding Nut1p (similar to Saccharomyces cerevisiae NUT1 (YGL151W); ancestral locus Anc_2.316) — protein sequence MKALIEYEINRQDIDTHSSIGLSSRIFSDCGMEFESVSKLALRCADRQIAAADFLNLYKEFYNEKVTNRLEHADTPNDDSELSNICSTLASDFVELLTTHDLLILADYAVEVLFVNYNSNLVRCFLPHMYSIENISMLQHFLSHSCSFFANLTDAIVIDQVCADLSDSILPNILSTNATGGNNLIIARSKLLHDILACIPSNVTISSDSVRDNLHELTSQLSKINKLLFKKLNYIIESKLVFKDAQVSLKRDSTHEAISSPSITSPQFIASPFSMAKNTMTKGNNNLKYQDMKLLRYFKNIWLNNKIFNWETGHPEYLQKYASIASSVFQESHIKLQPFDLAIADLIETSFTCFAQFVSNKQYHQSNSYFSLLERQWIIFITKQIPLLVLQHVPESPQIVTTALDNIDGKVMKSIRTYYSEKDDFKNRNEDLFDNYPSTSLDIRHDFIKNLIRLNLQSPNVIMKYLREDQMIDVKALLVTDDLVLKNSQGVQEVVKDIDSFISTSLDSLEVELIGNSASENCDGVQQILNDFENISPTKQKELSHCLISMLDDATKNLDFNRVTKICALLSFNFSHSLTSMLAFVTPSKVCEILMRFVDKTWQTSVDVKRKEFGDSEFETMNIFLSFSWSLLLLIVIAQTYDFSLINVAVKSPHLRTQDSFTLLFISKLTEIPDVFSLDLEKPNDKEIQMASNLMVENWLKDLFINGSISDSLLQSINAKQLSLLVPFIFKQILLGFEVGSINKVSDVVGGLEYFLQPFMLIGLIKVVYWLEQYLCSLKSDTISDGLIENIFMLLNVIFNPSSLNEDSASFHSAVLRLNATKLLKVLRRFRVQSQSNYGIYSSEATGNPDLELLIKKFLTVLQISPNYNIDPRILNTENDYPQKHLGYSSFLILNETPINKIMTNQINSFWNLHSSTYYNLDYLNYIIDLVTPRYFLVDVFRTLEYKLATYGVPGTRNKIISVESESVLNYFFYFLVLNDIKSPADALELLSLMDSNSANSIVDGAYLKLEGSPKQETAPDDDFDMLFGENDTSIQGAEDLPVSQPNNEIQANQDTIVPIRRSFGLIIHEMKKNYELAVSSGDVSKENYDKICKYHEKYLQVLKSCNF from the coding sequence atgaaagCCTTGATTGAATATGAGATCAATAGGCAAGATATTGACACACACAGCAGTATAGGTTTATCTAGTAGGATTTTCAGTGACTGTGGGATGGAATTTGAGAGTGTAAGTAAGCTGGCATTGCGATGCGCTGATCGACAAATCGCAGCAGCCgactttttgaatctgTACAAAGAGTTTTACAACGAGAAAGTTACAAACAGACTTGAACATGCAGACACGCCGAACGATGACTCTGAGTTGTCTAATATATGTAGCACATTGGCTTCAGATTTTGTTGAGCTTTTGACCACTCATGACCTACTCATATTGGCTGATTATGCAGTTGAAGTGCTGTTTGTTAACTACAACTCCAATTTGGTGCGCTGCTTTTTGCCGCACATGTATTCAATTGAGAACATTTCCATGTTACAGCACTTTCTCTCTCATTCCTgctcattttttgcaaatttaaCTGATGCGATTGTGATAGACCAAGTATGTGCCGATTTATCAGATTCCATATTGCCTAATATACTGAGTACCAATGCCACTGGTGGTAATAACCTTATAATTGCAAGAAGTAAACTTTTGCACGACATTCTAGCATGCATTCCATCCAATGTAACAATCTCATCGGATAGTGTCAGAGATAATTTGCATGAACTGACATCTCAGTTGTCAAAAATTAATAAGCttttattcaaaaagctGAATTATATTATAGAATCCAAACTAGTCTTCAAGGACGCTCAagtctctttgaaaagagattctACACATGAAGCAATCAGCTCGCCATCGATAACCTCACCCCAGTTTATTGCGAGTCCCTTTTCGATGgcaaaaaatacaatgacCAAGGGTAAcaataatttgaaatatcaggATATGAAACTGCTTCGATATTTTAAGAATATTTGGTTGAAtaacaaaattttcaattgggAAACGGGCCACCCCGAATATCTTCAGAAATATGCATCAATTGCATCCTCTGTATTTCAAGAGTCACATATTAAATTACAACCCTTCGATCTGGCTATTGCTGACTTAATAGAAACATCATTTACTTGTTTTGCACAATTTGTGAGTAATAAGCAATACCATCAGTCAAATTCATATTTCAGCTTACTTGAAAGACAGTGGATCATATTTATAACAAAGCAAATACCGCTATTAGTACTGCAACATGTCCCGGAGAGCCCACAAATCGTTACAACCGCTTTGGATAATATTGACGGTAAAGTCATGAAGTCCATTAGGACTTATTACTCAGAGAAAGATGACTTCAAGAATAGAAACGAAGatttatttgataattATCCATCGACAAGCCTCGATATAAGGCATGATttcattaaaaatttgatccGACTTAATTTGCAATCACCAAATGtaataatgaaatatcTTAGAGAAGATCAAATGATAGATGTCAAAGCATTACTGGTCACTGATGACTTGGTACTTAAGAATTCACAAGGAGTCCAAGAGGTTGTGAAGGATATCGACAGCTTTATTTCTACATCTTTAGATTCTCTAGAAGTGGAACTTATTGGGAACTCCGCTAGTGAGAATTGCGATGGAGTGCAGCAAATTCTAAATGATTTTGAGAACATATCGCCAACAAAGCAAAAGGAGCTTTCACATTGTCTTATAAGCATGTTGGATGATGCAACAAAGAATCTCGACTTCAATCGTGTAACAAAAATATGTGCTCTTCTTTCGTTTAACTTTTCTCATTCCTTGACATCTATGCTGGCTTTTGTCACACCTTCGAAAGTATGTGAGATCTTAATGCGATTCGTCGATAAAACATGGCAAACGTCTGTCGATgtgaagagaaaagaattcGGTGATTCTGAATTTGAAacaatgaatatttttttatcatttaGCTGGTCCTTACTTCTGCTTATTGTGATTGCGCAAACTTACGACTTTTCACTAATAAATGTAGCTGTGAAATCTCCTCACTTGCGGACACAGGATTCATTCACATTGCTATTTATCTCAAAGCTCACTGAGATACCCGATGTGTTTTCGTTAGACCTAGAAAAGCCCAATGATAAGGAGATACAAATGGCATCCAATCTAATGGTGGAAAATTGGTTGAAAGATCTGTTCATAAATGGATCTATTTCGGACTCATTACTGCAAAGCATCAACGCTAAGCAATTATCTTTGCTAGTGCCATTCATCTTTAAACAAATATTGTTAGGCTTTGAAGTTGGCTCGATTAATAAGGTTTCCGATGTGGTCGGTGGTTTAGAATACTTTTTGCAGCCTTTCATGTTAATCGGACTCATAAAAGTAGTTTATTGGCTGGAGCAGTATTTGTGTTCACTTAAAAGTGATACCATTTCTGATGGGCTAATCGAGAACATCTTCATGCTGTTGAATGTTATTTTCAATCCAAGTTCCCTGAACGAGGATTCCGCATCTTTTCATAGTGCCGTTTTAAGGCTAAATGCAACGAAATTATTAAAAGTACTGAGAAGATTTCGTGTACAGTCGCAGTCAAATTATGGGATATATTCATCGGAAGCTACAGGTAATCCCGATTTGGAGCTGttaatcaaaaaattcttgacCGTTTTACAAATTTCTCCGAACTACAACATTGACCCCCGAATTTTGAATACAGAAAATGATTATCCCCAGAAACATTTGGGATACTCTAGTTTTTTAATACTCAATGAGACTCCAATCAACAAGATTATGACCAATCAAATAAACTCATTTTGGAATCTTCATAGCAGTACCTATTATAATCTGGACTATTTGAACTATATCATCGATTTGGTCACACCTCGTTATTTTCTAGTTGATGTTTTCCGCACGTTAGAATACAAACTTGCCACCTATGGTGTCCcaggaacaagaaataagatTATTTCGGTAGAATCGGAGAGCGTATTAaactattttttttactttctGGTTTTGAATGATATCAAATCCCCTGCAGATGCACTCGAACTGTTATCACTGATGGATAGCAATTCAGCAAACAGTATTGTTGATGGAGCGTATTTGAAACTGGAGGGTTCTCCAAAGCAGGAGACTGCGCCAGATGATGACTTTGACATGCTGTTTGGAGAAAACGACACCAGCATACAGGGCGCTGAGGATTTACCAGTATCTCAACCCAATAACGAAATACAAGCAAATCAAGATACCATTGTACCTATCCGTAGGTCATTTGGTTTGATTATTcatgaaatgaaaaagaattatgAATTGGCTGTATCCTCGGGCGACGTAAGCAAAGAGAATTACGATAAAATTTGCAAATatcatgaaaaatatttacaagTATTAAAAAGTTGCAATTTTTAA
- the PEX14 gene encoding Pex14p (similar to Saccharomyces cerevisiae PEX14 (YGL153W); ancestral locus Anc_2.315) produces MSTVQKDRKQLLESAVSFLSDPSIKNAPLTKKVEFLQTKGLSQEEVEAALRQSQDQSKPENLADNTQWSAVPTRNDYVYEAVPPPLPRRDWKDYFIMASVSAGLIYGVYEFTKRYVVPNILPESKSKLEQDKKEIQDQFSRVDKVLDAIEQEQEAFRVRDQEKLAELDVTLGQLKKCLEYTTRTREKMEDDFRMLKLEMTNLQNSIDKFIIKKDNSAALEKINSELNSLKSLIKNSGFAEGSHGSSAESLGRNKSPIPNNAVPSADSIPSAADILAKLNMNKKDKSIDSNEPAWKKAREESLGSSTYSIPEWQKSPLNQVTVPNWQHTLEQAEEEQEKATETQQSD; encoded by the coding sequence ATGAGTACTGTTCAAAAGGATAGAAAGCAACTTCTTGAGTCTGCGGTATCGTTTTTGAGTGACCCCAGCATAAAGAATGCTCCTTTGACGAAGAAGGTAGAGTTTCTACAAACAAAAGGTCTCTCGCAAGAGGAGGTGGAGGCAGCCTTGCGACAATCGCAGGACCAATCTAAACCGGAAAATTTAGCAGATAATACCCAGTGGAGTGCGGTTCCAACGAGGAATGATTATGTTTACGAGGCTGTACCACCGCCATTACCGCGCCGCGATTGGAAGGATTACTTCATAATGGCATCCGTCTCAGCAGGTCTAATTTACGGTGTATATGAATTTACGAAAAGGTATGTGGTACCAAATATCTTGCCAGAATCTAAAAGCAAGTTGGAGCaagataaaaaagagattcaGGACCAGTTTTCCCGTGTGGATAAAGTGCTGGACGCCATTGAGCAAGAGCAAGAAGCATTCAGAGTTAGAGATCAGGAGAAACTTGCTGAATTGGATGTTACTCTTGGGCAGTTGAAGAAGTGTCTTGAGTATACAACAAGGACAAGGGAAAAAATGGAGGATGACTTTAGAATGCTTAAACTGGAAATGACAAACTTGCAAAACTCTATCGATAAGTTTATTATAAAGAAGGATAATAGTGCAGCATTagaaaaaatcaacagTGAGTTGAACTCCCTCAAAAGTCTCATCAAAAACTCTGGATTTGCAGAAGGCTCCCATGGAAGTAGTGCTGAAAGCTTGGGAAGAAATAAATCGCCCATACCTAACAATGCTGTCCCAAGCGCTGATTCTATACCTTCAGCTGCGGATATCTTAGCAAAGCTCAACATGAATAAGAAGGATAAGAGTATTGATTCCAATGAACCTGCGTGGAAGAAGGCAAGAGAAGAATCTTTGGGGTCAAGTACCTATTCTATTCCAGAATGGCAGAAGAGTCCCTTGAATCAGGTTACAGTGCCCAATTGGCAACACACCTTAGAGCAAGCTGAAGAAGAGCAGGAAAAAGCAACAGAAACTCAACAATCGGACTGA
- the LYS5 gene encoding holo-[acyl-carrier-protein] synthase (similar to Saccharomyces cerevisiae LYS5 (YGL154C); ancestral locus Anc_2.314), whose product MEDLFSDLQSSEIWSGVLLVDYQNSNLDDPYTFEEALRFLPFEVQRKILSKRISTARNASLSNALLQTFGCSVASSTTMNELCLKYGTFGKPYLDNDHSIAFSMSNGQQYVVQYLVKTAGETVDVGIDIASKQDYINDQDIDVFRAIFSTMEYEQLESCSQYNEKRELFSYLWSLKECYTKLVGCGLNCDLSLIDFGKPRILESPAVIHRTINNTSVTFYSQWLEPEKEEVVTVCHYTSSATERFLTMPPKFYKLTLDDLIKYFTSHIEKEKECT is encoded by the coding sequence ATGGAGGATCTTTTCTCTGATTTGCAGTCCAGTGAGATTTGGAGTGGTGTTTTACTGGTTGACTACCAGAATTCGAACCTTGATGATCCTTatacatttgaagaagcaCTGCGATTTCTTCCTTTCGAGGTTCAGAGGAAAATACTGAGCAAGCGAATCTCTACTGCCAGAAATGCATCACTATCCAATGCCTTATTACAGACATTTGGGTGCAGTGTTGCTTCCAGCACAACAATGAATGAATTATGCCTGAAGTATGGTACATTCGGTAAACCCTACCTCGATAATGACCATTCTATTGCGTTCAGTATGTCGAACGGCCAGCAGTATGTCGTTCAATATCTCGTAAAAACTGCTGGCGAGACTGTAGACGTTGGGATTGATATTGCATCCAAACAAGACTACATTAACGATCAAGATATAGATGTGTTTCGTGCCATATTTTCAACCATGGAGTACGAACAGTTGGAATCATGTAGTCAATATAATGAAAAGCGAGAATTGTTTTCTTATTTATGgtctttgaaagaatgcTACACAAAGCTAGTAGGCTGTGGACTTAATTGCGATTTATCGCTGATCGACTTTGGTAAACCTCGAATTCTGGAATCACCAGCTGTCATACACAGAACAATAAACAATACGTCGGTTACGTTCTATTCCCAATGGTTAGAGCCAGAAAAGGAGGAAGTAGTCACTGTATGCCATTATACAAGCAGCGCCACAGAACGTTTTTTGACAATGCCCCCAAAATTTTACAAGTTAACATTAGATGATTTGATCAAGTACTTTACCTCTCACatagagaaagaaaaggagtGTACCTAG
- the AMS1 gene encoding alpha-mannosidase (similar to Saccharomyces cerevisiae AMS1 (YGL156W); ancestral locus Anc_2.311), translating to MGYENIGYDPQFKSVQSIYENRLRQFTDNGDYRDLNLPKFYDKARISLDDKHVKVWWYQVAFEKGSSPVSPDKRPSWKSIIDQDKAGKLEFRKASMGQPFGPSWSTTWFKVELSLPSEWRDSSERLVFEWNCENEGVVIDAKRLIPATAFSGGDRKEYILPKNEDGKYFFYIEAGNNGMFGCGSGGTINPPDDNRFFHLRNADIVWPDWEARALYIDYWMLTDAARELPGDSWQKHKARQIGNEIIDMFDPNDRSSVSKCRDFVKKEFFDKFIESDKVYSEGDSQIVNNVFAMGNCHIDTAWLWPFAETKRKVVRSWSSQCTIMDEYPEYQFVASQGQQFKWLLEEHSEFFNKVLIPKIQQSQFFPIGGSWVENDTNIPGGESLARQFFFGQRFFLKYFGLKSTVFWLPDTFGYSSQIPQICQLSGIDKFLTQKLSWNNINSFPHSTFNWAGIDGSQLLTHMPPGNTYTASSHFGDVLRSAKQNKTAETYPSGLMLYGIGDGGGGPTREMLEKMRRIRSMSNRNGNIVPKLHVGKTIDDFYDDILSKTNNGKKLATWCGELYFEFHRGTYTTQALTKKLMRLSEINLHDLEWLATKASILHQNSYEYPVNKINDLWEDVLLCQFHDVLPGSCIEMVYKYEAVPMLQTVIDKCQSLIKEAVKCLKKQSENGISVKTIVWPEQLEVPKKSDSFSGVNVSMKDDAIVLGNSELSIEISKMSGSIISIIDKKSGTQFLDLKNGRNKLGANQFVIFDDKPLSWQAWDTELYSVNQYNYLTKLESINILESSKYIGTVEVVIAISENCKIRSQISLAAVQSGTVGESRIDITTHVENWNLRNKFLKVEFPVNVRNDFASYETQFGITKRPTHYNTSWDVAKFEVCHHKFADYSEFNKGVSILNSSKYGFATHGNLMRLSLLRSSKAPDAHADMGSHEIKYSIYPHRGPLSSKTVKLALEFNYNYEYMISAEIYEDFENIIKIRGDSNVILSNIKRGEDDQDLHSNYALSKKSDDSSMVVRVYESLGGESNATLLTSLPISRVEKIDNLELKILGKVEFSCCKENKKIKEIPITLRPFEIASFKLFF from the coding sequence ATGGGGTATGAAAATATTGGCTACGACCCGCAATTCAAGTCGGTTCAGAGCATTTACGAGAACAGGTTGAGACAGTTTACCGATAATGGCGACTACCGCGATTTGAATTTGCCCAAGTTCTATGACAAGGCACGAATTTCACTGGATGACAAGCACGTGAAGGTGTGGTGGTATCAGGTGGCCTTCGAAAAGGGTTCTTCGCCTGTTTCACCGGACAAGAGGCCCTCTTGGAAGAGTATCATCGATCAGGATAAAGCTGGCAAGCTTGAGTTTCGTAAAGCGTCCATGGGACAGCCATTTGGACCGAGTTGGTCGACTACCTGGTTCAAAGTAGAGTTATCTTTGCCGAGTGAATGGAGAGACTCGTCCGAAAGGTTGGTTTTTGAATGGAATTGTGAGAATGAGGGTGTTGTCATCGATGCAAAGAGGCTAATTCCGGCCACAGCATTCTCTGGCGGCGACAGAAAAGAGTATATTTTGCCCAAAAACGAGGATGGTAAATACTTCTTTTATATCGAAGCTGGAAACAATGGGATGTTCGGTTGTGGTTCTGGTGGCACAATCAATCCGCCTGATGATAATAGGTTTTTTCACCTTAGAAATGCAGATATCGTGTGGCCAGACTGGGAGGCGCGTGCGTTGTATATTGATTATTGGATGTTGACAGATGCTGCAAGAGAGCTTCCTGGGGATTCTTGGCAGAAACACAAGGCTAGGCAAATTGGGAATGAGATTATTGATATGTTTGATCCCAATGACAGGTCTTCAGTAAGCAAATGTCGAGATTTCgtgaagaaagaattttttgataaattcattGAATCTGACAAAGTTTATTCTGAAGGGGATTCACAGATTGTGAATAACGTCTTTGCAATGGGTAATTGTCATATTGATACCGCTTGGTTATGGCCGTTTGCCGAAACGAAGCGGAAAGTTGTTCGGTCGTGGTCTTCTCAATGCACAATTATGGATGAATATCCTGAATATCAATTTGTCGCATCGCAAGGGCAGCAGTTCAAATGGTTACTAGAAGAACATTccgaatttttcaataaagtACTTATACCAAAGATTCAGCAGTCCCAGTTCTTCCCAATCGGTGGTTCTTGGGTCGAAAATGATACTAATATACCTGGTGGTGAGTCTCTCGCAAGGCAATTCTTCTTCGgtcaaagatttttcttaaaatattttggtCTAAAATCGACAGTTTTTTGGCTACCTGATACTTTTGGTTATTCATCTCAAATTCCACAAATTTGTCAATTATCAGGCATTGATAAGTTTCTAACTCAAAAATTATCCTGGAATAATATCAACAGTTTCCCACATTCGACTTTTAATTGGGCTGGTATTGATGGTTCTCAATTATTAACACATATGCCCCCAGGTAATACTTACACCGCAAGCTCTCATTTTGGCGATGTATTACGTAGTGCAAAACAGAACAAAACTGCCGAAACTTATCCTTCGGGGTTGATGCTTTACGGTATAGGTGACGGTGGAGGTGGGCCTACAAGAGAAAtgctggaaaaaatgaggCGTATCAGATCCATGAGTAATCGCAATGGCAACATTGTTCCTAAGTTGCATGTGGGTAAAACGattgatgatttttatGATGatatattatcaaaaactAACAATGGTAAAAAGCTTGCTACTTGGTGTGGTGAATTGTACTTTGAGTTTCATAGAGGAACATATACAACGCAGGCGCTAAcgaaaaaattaatgaGACTGTCTGAGATTAATTTACACGATCTTGAATGGTTGGCAACCAAGGCTTCCATCCTTCACCAAAATTCATATGAATATCCTGTGAACAAAATCAATGATCTTTGGGAAGATGTTTTATTATGTCAATTTCATGATGTTTTGCCCGGATCTTGTATTGAAATGGTTTATAAATATGAAGCAGTACCTATGCTTCAAACTGTTATTGATAAATGCCAATCTTTAATTAAAGAAGCAGTTaaatgtttgaaaaaacaatCTGAAAACGGCATCTCTGTAAAAACGATTGTTTGGCCGGAACAATTGGAAGtgccaaaaaaatcagacTCATTCAGTGGTGTCAATGTGAGCATGAAGGATGACGCGATTGTTTTAGGAAATAGTGAATTGTCAATTGAAATAAGTAAGATGAGCGGATCCATTATAAGCattattgataaaaaaagtgGCACACAATTTTTAgatctgaaaaatggtaGAAATAAGTTGGGTGCCAATCaatttgtcatttttgatgataaaCCATTATCTTGGCAGGCATGGGATACCGAATTGTATTCAGTGAATCAGTATAATTACCTAACAAAGCTGGAGAGCATTAATATTTTGGAATCCAGTAAGTATATAGGTACAGTGGAAGTTGTGATTGCCATTTCGGAAAATTGTAAGATCAGGTCACAAATCTCATTAGCTGCAGTGCAGTCTGGCACTGTCGGAGAAAGCAGAATTGATATAACGACACATGTTGAGAACTGgaatttgagaaacaagTTTTTGAAGGTAGAATTTCCAGTCAATGTTCGGAACGATTTTGCCTCCTATGAGACGCAATTCGGTATCACCAAAAGGCCAACACATTACAACACCTCCTGGGATGTTGCTAAATTTGAAGTCTGTCACCATAAATTTGCTGATTACTCTGAATTTAATAAAGGTGTTTCTATTTTGAACAGTTCCAAATACGGTTTTGCTACGCATGGTAATCTGATGAGACTGTCCTTATTGCGGTCTTCGAAGGCTCCGGATGCACATGCTGACATGGGATCACatgaaatcaaatactCCATTTATCCTCATCGTGGTCCACTCTCTAGTAAAACTGTTAAACTTGCTCTTGAATTTAACTACAACTATGAGTACATGATATCCGCTGAGATATATGAGGATTTCGAGaacatcatcaaaattagaGGGGATTCAAACGTTATTCTTTCTAACATTAAAAGAGGTGAGGATGATCAAGATCTCCATTCCAATTATGCTCTTTCTAAAAAGAGCGATGATTCATCCATGGTAGTCAGAGTATATGAATCCTTGGGTGGTGAATCCAATGCAACTCTGCTCACTTCTTTACCTATATCACGGGTTGAAAAGATTGATAATCTGGAGCTGAAAATCTTGGGTAAGGTAGAATTTTCATGCTGTAaggagaataaaaaaataaaagagatTCCAATCACTTTGAGACCCTTTGAGATTGCGTCCttcaaacttttcttttaa